One genomic segment of Desulfurispora thermophila DSM 16022 includes these proteins:
- the darT gene encoding type II toxin-antitoxin system toxin DNA ADP-ribosyl transferase DarT, whose protein sequence is MQVALAFQKDVDCLVPVPTNIYHITHIDNLPSIIEKGGLFACSDGATDRHVNIAHQSIQDRRHIFPVPLPPYGTVHDYVPFYFAPRSPMLYSIYRGNVDGYRDGQRPIVYLVSTVQKVEEAGLPFVFTDGHAIMYLSNYYNNISDLCKIDWEIMRAKFWADTEDDNDRCRRRQAEFLVYKFFPLSLIGGIAVYDQKIAEQVGKMLQNGEVTIKIHVKREWYY, encoded by the coding sequence TTGCAGGTTGCACTTGCCTTCCAAAAGGATGTGGATTGCTTGGTCCCTGTTCCTACTAATATTTACCACATCACCCATATTGATAATCTGCCTTCGATTATTGAGAAAGGTGGCCTATTTGCATGTTCGGATGGAGCAACAGACAGGCATGTTAATATTGCTCACCAAAGCATTCAGGATCGGCGCCACATATTTCCTGTCCCTTTACCTCCTTATGGAACCGTTCATGACTATGTACCGTTTTATTTTGCACCTAGGTCACCAATGTTGTATAGTATTTATAGAGGGAATGTTGATGGTTATCGTGATGGTCAACGCCCGATTGTTTATTTAGTGTCTACCGTACAAAAGGTGGAAGAAGCGGGCTTGCCTTTTGTCTTCACTGATGGGCACGCAATTATGTATTTGTCAAATTACTACAATAATATTTCTGACCTTTGCAAAATTGATTGGGAGATTATGCGGGCCAAATTTTGGGCTGATACAGAAGATGATAACGATAGGTGCAGAAGAAGGCAGGCGGAATTTTTGGTATATAAGTTTTTCCCGTTGAGCTTGATTGGTGGGATTGCAGTGTATGACCAAAAAATTGCAGAACAAGTAGGAAAAATGCTTCAGAATGGCGAAGTGACTATTAAAATACATGTAAAGAGGGAATGGTATTATTGA
- the darG gene encoding type II toxin-antitoxin system antitoxin DNA ADP-ribosyl glycohydrolase DarG → MIEYKKGNLLEDEAEALVNTVNCVGVMGKGIALQFKQAFPQNFLEYQKACRKGEVQPGKMFIHETGNLFSHKYIINFPTKRHWRGKAFLKDIEIGLRELVKEVKRLGIKSIAIPPLGCGNGGLDWEVVKPKIEAAFAQLPEVRVHLYVPAGSPDNEVMKVNTKRPRMTRARALFITLMEKYAVPGYRLSLLEIQKLAYFLQAVGEPLRLNFVKGKYGPYAENLNFVLQNLEGHYIRGYGDRSRNAQIRLLPKAYQEAEEFLQAEPESRKRLEDVEEIIFGFETPYGLELLSTVHWVANENQGKYTDLQTIFLSIQEWNERKRELFKYEHVQKAWEHLKKFDVLFDTKTENCEL, encoded by the coding sequence GTGATTGAGTATAAAAAAGGTAACTTACTTGAGGATGAAGCGGAGGCCCTGGTGAATACCGTCAATTGTGTTGGCGTAATGGGGAAAGGGATTGCGCTTCAGTTCAAGCAGGCGTTTCCCCAGAATTTTCTTGAATACCAGAAGGCATGCCGCAAGGGAGAAGTGCAGCCAGGCAAGATGTTCATCCATGAGACAGGGAATTTATTCAGTCACAAATACATTATCAATTTTCCTACCAAGCGTCATTGGCGGGGTAAGGCTTTCCTGAAAGACATCGAAATAGGATTGCGTGAGTTGGTCAAAGAGGTCAAGCGGTTAGGGATTAAATCTATTGCCATTCCTCCCCTGGGGTGCGGAAACGGTGGTCTTGATTGGGAAGTTGTGAAGCCAAAGATCGAAGCGGCTTTTGCCCAGTTGCCAGAGGTGCGCGTGCATTTGTATGTACCTGCTGGAAGTCCTGACAATGAAGTAATGAAGGTCAATACGAAACGGCCTAGGATGACCAGGGCGAGGGCTTTATTCATTACACTAATGGAAAAATATGCAGTACCTGGATACAGGCTTTCTTTGCTCGAAATCCAGAAGCTTGCTTACTTTCTCCAGGCGGTTGGTGAACCGTTGCGTTTGAATTTTGTCAAAGGGAAATATGGACCCTACGCTGAAAACCTAAATTTTGTCCTTCAGAATTTGGAAGGGCATTATATACGTGGTTATGGTGATCGCAGTAGGAATGCTCAGATCAGGTTATTGCCTAAAGCCTATCAAGAGGCAGAAGAGTTTTTGCAAGCGGAGCCAGAAAGCAGAAAAAGGCTTGAGGATGTAGAAGAAATTATTTTTGGCTTTGAAACACCGTACGGTTTAGAGTTGCTTTCTACCGTGCATTGGGTTGCCAATGAAAATCAGGGGAAATACACTGATTTGCAGACGATTTTTCTAAGTATTCAGGAATGGAATGAACGAAAACGTGAATTATTCAAGTATGAGCATGTGCAGAAAGCTTGGGAACACCTCAAAAAGTTTGATGTGCTTTTTGATACAAAAACCGAAAACTGTGAACTCTAA
- a CDS encoding DeoR/GlpR family DNA-binding transcription regulator: protein MYGEERKKRILDYIQNRGRASVQELTELFQVSESTIRRDLTELEEARLLKRTHGGALSLKNVNFEPTFKEKETSSLEEKRAIAKKAIELIEEGDTILLDAGTTTFELAKELKRLAKLTVVTNAVNISQELASYPGIEVIVVGGMLRKETLAMVGPMAEQALSMIRVDKLFLATNGLDMEAGLTTPNLIEAATKRKMIKTARRVILLADSSKVGVISRAKIADINEIDEIIIDDAVDEAVINQLKTASVQIHLVHP, encoded by the coding sequence TTGTACGGTGAAGAGCGCAAGAAAAGGATTTTAGATTATATCCAAAATCGTGGAAGAGCTTCTGTTCAGGAATTAACCGAACTTTTTCAGGTTTCGGAATCAACAATCCGGCGCGATCTCACAGAACTGGAAGAAGCCAGACTGTTAAAGCGAACACATGGCGGCGCTCTATCTTTAAAAAATGTGAATTTTGAACCAACCTTCAAGGAAAAAGAAACATCTTCATTAGAAGAAAAACGGGCCATTGCTAAAAAAGCGATCGAACTGATTGAAGAAGGGGACACTATTTTGCTGGATGCCGGCACAACCACCTTTGAGCTGGCCAAAGAGCTGAAGCGTTTAGCAAAGCTAACGGTTGTAACCAATGCTGTTAATATATCCCAAGAATTGGCTTCTTATCCGGGCATTGAAGTGATAGTGGTAGGCGGGATGCTGAGAAAAGAAACGCTGGCGATGGTAGGCCCTATGGCCGAACAAGCCCTCAGCATGATTCGTGTGGACAAATTATTTTTAGCAACCAATGGATTGGATATGGAAGCAGGCTTAACAACTCCGAATCTCATCGAAGCGGCCACCAAAAGAAAAATGATTAAGACGGCAAGACGGGTCATTTTATTAGCAGACAGCAGTAAAGTGGGGGTAATATCTCGCGCGAAAATAGCGGACATTAATGAAATTGATGAAATCATCATCGATGATGCAGTAGATGAAGCCGTCATCAATCAGTTGAAAACGGCAAGTGTTCAGATTCACCTCGTCCATCCATAG
- the pfkB gene encoding 1-phosphofructokinase: protein MRSKVVTVTLNPAIDKTIIVPRLEVGGLNRGEQIRLDPGGKGVNVARVLKKFSIDVTATGFIGSSQGEFIQGSLHDLGIKTDFVKVQGVTRTNLKIVDNNTKITTEINEPGFEVTAKELADFRERLSHLLQDTSFLVLGGSLPQGVSEDVYKEYIFLAKEKNVQVILDAEGEVLKEGIKARPFAVKPNIYELEGLVGRSLATEKNILSAAQEIVREGIEVVVVSMGGRGAIVLSRDEAYCVTPFAITPQSTVGAGDSMVAAMVYAFLENKTLEEVSRWAVAAGTVTASKAGTEVCSLEEVQRSLNKVHVTRI, encoded by the coding sequence ATGCGGTCAAAAGTCGTAACAGTAACCCTTAACCCTGCAATTGATAAAACTATCATTGTTCCGCGGTTGGAAGTCGGTGGACTGAATCGTGGGGAGCAAATTCGTTTGGATCCCGGCGGGAAAGGTGTTAATGTGGCCAGGGTGTTGAAGAAATTTTCTATTGACGTTACCGCAACAGGGTTTATTGGCAGTTCCCAGGGAGAGTTTATTCAAGGAAGTTTGCATGACCTGGGGATAAAAACAGATTTTGTCAAGGTCCAGGGGGTGACACGAACCAATTTAAAAATTGTTGATAACAACACAAAAATAACAACGGAAATTAATGAGCCTGGTTTTGAAGTAACAGCCAAAGAATTGGCAGACTTCCGCGAAAGACTGTCTCACCTTCTGCAGGATACGTCCTTTCTCGTGCTGGGAGGAAGTTTGCCGCAGGGAGTTTCCGAGGATGTATATAAGGAGTATATCTTCCTGGCCAAAGAGAAAAATGTACAGGTCATTCTCGATGCAGAGGGGGAGGTATTAAAGGAAGGTATCAAGGCCCGTCCCTTTGCGGTAAAACCCAACATTTACGAGCTTGAAGGGTTGGTAGGGCGTTCACTGGCAACAGAAAAGAATATACTGTCAGCCGCCCAGGAGATTGTGCGTGAAGGAATTGAGGTTGTTGTGGTTTCGATGGGGGGCAGGGGAGCGATTGTGCTGAGCAGGGACGAAGCATATTGTGTAACTCCTTTTGCAATTACCCCCCAGAGTACCGTCGGGGCGGGAGATTCGATGGTCGCCGCCATGGTTTACGCATTTTTGGAGAATAAAACGCTGGAGGAGGTGTCGCGCTGGGCCGTTGCCGCGGGTACGGTGACAGCTTCCAAGGCGGGGACGGAAGTTTGTTCTCTTGAAGAGGTGCAGCGTTCATTAAATAAAGTACATGTTACCAGGATATAA
- a CDS encoding PTS fructose transporter subunit IIC produces MKKILAVTACPTGIAHTYMSAEALKKAAAEKDIELKVETRGAVGVENALTEEDIAEAHAIIIAADTDVDEGRFRGKPVVKTSVGEAIKNPGKLLDEAVNKKPAARDYVAEVERTKAERSAQRTGAYKHLMNGVSYMIPLVAAGGLIIAISFIFGIEAFKEKGTLAAALMDIGGGSAFALMVPVLAGFIAFSIAEKPGLAPGLVGGMLASKIGAGFLGGIIAGFLAGYIAQWLKQTIKLPRNLEGLKPVLIIPFFATLATGLLMIYVIGGPVKAVMDGLTKWLSGLSGTNAVLLGLLLGAMMAFDMGGPVNKAAYTFAVGLLGSEVYGPMAAVMAAGMTPPLGLWLATVLAPKKYTQEEKEAGKAAAVLGISFITEGAIPFAAADPFRVIPAIMAGSAVTGALSMLFGATLRAPHGGIFVLPIPHAVGNLAMYTVAIVVGTVVTAILVNLLKRTMEK; encoded by the coding sequence GTGAAGAAGATACTGGCCGTTACGGCATGTCCCACCGGAATTGCTCACACTTACATGTCTGCTGAAGCTTTGAAAAAAGCAGCCGCGGAAAAAGATATAGAACTCAAGGTGGAAACCCGCGGGGCTGTTGGGGTTGAGAATGCTTTAACAGAAGAGGATATCGCGGAGGCCCATGCAATTATTATTGCGGCAGATACAGATGTTGATGAGGGTCGTTTTCGTGGTAAGCCGGTGGTAAAAACTTCGGTTGGTGAAGCCATTAAAAACCCCGGTAAACTGCTGGATGAGGCCGTTAATAAAAAGCCGGCAGCCCGGGACTATGTGGCTGAAGTGGAAAGGACCAAAGCCGAACGCAGCGCCCAGCGTACCGGTGCTTATAAACACTTAATGAACGGTGTTTCCTACATGATTCCCCTGGTGGCTGCCGGTGGTCTTATTATTGCGATCTCATTTATTTTTGGCATTGAAGCCTTTAAAGAAAAAGGAACACTGGCCGCCGCTTTAATGGACATCGGGGGAGGCTCGGCCTTCGCCTTGATGGTGCCGGTCCTTGCCGGTTTTATTGCCTTTTCCATTGCTGAGAAACCCGGTCTCGCGCCTGGTCTGGTTGGCGGTATGCTGGCATCCAAAATTGGGGCCGGTTTTTTAGGCGGGATTATTGCCGGTTTTCTGGCCGGTTACATTGCGCAATGGTTAAAGCAAACCATTAAATTACCCAGGAACCTGGAAGGGTTAAAGCCCGTTTTGATTATCCCTTTCTTTGCCACCCTGGCCACCGGGCTGCTGATGATTTATGTCATCGGGGGCCCTGTTAAAGCTGTCATGGATGGGCTCACCAAGTGGTTGTCAGGTTTATCCGGAACCAATGCAGTCTTGCTTGGCCTCCTTTTAGGGGCGATGATGGCTTTTGATATGGGTGGCCCGGTCAATAAAGCTGCCTACACCTTTGCCGTGGGACTTCTGGGAAGTGAAGTGTACGGGCCGATGGCTGCTGTTATGGCTGCCGGTATGACACCTCCGCTGGGTCTGTGGCTGGCAACAGTTCTTGCTCCGAAGAAATATACCCAGGAAGAAAAAGAAGCAGGAAAAGCTGCCGCCGTCCTGGGGATCTCCTTCATCACAGAGGGGGCGATACCTTTTGCCGCAGCCGACCCGTTCCGTGTCATCCCTGCTATTATGGCCGGTTCCGCAGTAACTGGCGCGCTCTCTATGTTATTCGGGGCAACTTTACGTGCCCCCCATGGTGGTATCTTCGTGTTACCCATTCCACACGCTGTTGGAAATCTGGCCATGTACACGGTAGCTATCGTCGTAGGAACTGTAGTAACAGCTATACTGGTGAATTTGTTAAAGCGTACAATGGAAAAATAA